In one Diabrotica virgifera virgifera chromosome 5, PGI_DIABVI_V3a genomic region, the following are encoded:
- the LOC114333736 gene encoding dihydropyrimidine dehydrogenase [NADP(+)]-like isoform X2, translating into MAKVSVDLPDIENILALNPRVREYSNFVPSIATKKNKAHWKRNLDKKCNSCSSLDNNFSDVKPTTLSERAALREAARCLKCADAPCQKSCPTQLDIKSFITSIANKNYYGAAKAIFSDNPLGITCGMVCPTSDLCVGGCNLQASEEGPINIGGLQQFATEIFSKMGVKQTRDPRTPRPKNPDSKIVLVGAGPASLSCASFLGRLGYDNVTIFEKNNVVGGLSTTEIPQYRLPVSVVNFEISLVQDLGVKIQTGRSLSTKDLTVDRLLKDAKAVFLGIGLPQPNIDPLFKDLTIEMGFYTSKSFLTKVARVSKNTENSSSCPCRHSANKEMLPKLRGNVIVLGAGDTAFDCAASALRCGAKKVFVVFRQGFTNITAVPEEVLLAVEEKCELVGFLAAHSVNVKNGKIVSVTFSRTEETEDGKWVQDTEQLNTIKASFLITAFGSGLEDQEVIDALAPLKLGPKNLPIVDVNTMQTSHPSVWCGGDLAGVAGATVEAVNDGKIAAWYIHCALEGLPSTTKPKLPLFHTDIDEVDISIDICGVKFENPFGLASAPPVTSAPMVRRAFEQGWGFIVTKTFCLDKNEVTNVSPRIVRGSTSGNNYGPQQGSFLNIEVISEKCLEYWLQGIRELKGDHPTKIIIASIMCEYIEEDWKEISRRAEEAGADMLEFNLSCPHGVKESGMGLAVGQHPEMVKNISSWVRNTVKIPFFIKLTPNITDITVLAQAAKDGGAWGVSAINTISGLMHVNPDGTAWPAVGVDKRTTYGGVSGNATRPIGLRAVSAIADKVPDLAILGVGGVESAETTLQYLQCGASAVQICSAVQNQDFTLIDDYITGLKALLYLDGKLNGWQGQSPPTYKHQKGKNVVPIYDENGKKLAHFGYYQKKREKIVTKLYKESKYKDEQLVHHEDKVKTDLDNGNSLQDGTNGFTVKSVKDIIGRALPKIGDYMLLNNKEQVVALIDDDMCINCGKCYMACNDSGYQAIHFDPETHIPRVNDDCTGCTLCLSVCPIIDCITMVPRTIPHVIKRGKIGTPVKFVHALD; encoded by the exons ATGGCGAAAGTGAGTGTAGATTTGCCGGATATCGAG aATATCTTAGCCCTCAATCCACGTGTTAGAGAATACTCTAATTTCGTTCCTTCCATTGCCACCAAAAAGAACAAGGCTCATTGGAAAAGAAATTTGGACAAAAAATGTAAT AGTTGTTCGTCTCTGGACAACAACTTTTCTGATGTCAAACCCACTACTTTGAGCGAGAGAGCAGCTCTAAGAGAAGCAGCCAGATGTTTAAAGTGCGCTGATGCCCCGTGCCAAAAATCTTGCCCAACTCAACTGGATATCAAGTCCTTCATAACCAGCATAGCAAATAAG AATTATTATGGAGCAGCTAAAGCTATATTTTCCGATAATCCATTGGGTATTACATGTGGTATGGTATGTCCCACCAGTGACCTCTGTGTTGGTGGATGTAACCTACAAGCTTCAGAAGAAGGGCCTATTAATATTGGTGGATTGCAACAATTTGCCACTGAG ATATTTAGTAAAATGGGTGTAAAACAGACCCGAGATCCAAGAACCCCTAGACCGAAAAATCCCGATTCTAAAATAGTTTTGGTAGGTGCAGGACCTGCCTCTTTGTCATGTGCTTCATTCCTTGGCCGATTGGGATACGATAACGTTACGATTTTTGAAAAGAACAACGTTGTTGGTGGTTTAAG taccaCTGAAATCCCCCAGTACCGACTTCCAGTATCTGTGGTAAACTTCGAAATAAGCTTGGTACAAGATTTAGGAGTAAAGATCCAAACTGGCAGATCCCTTTCTACCAAAGACCTCACAGTAGATAGACTTCTAAAAGACGCCAAAGCTGTATTCCTAGGAATAGGTCTTCCTCAACCCAACATAGACCCCCTCTTCAAAGATTTGACCATAGAGATGGGTTTCTACACTTCTAAATCGTTTTTGACCAAAGTTGCGCGAGTTAGTAAGAATACGGAAAACTCCAGTAGTTGCCCGTGCAGACATAGTGCAAACAAAGAGATGTTGCCAAAATTACGTGGAAATGTGATTGTTTTGGGAGCAGGTGACACTGCTTTTGACTGCGCCGCTTCAGCTTTGAGATGCGGAGCCAAGAAAGTCTTTGTGGTGTTTAGGCAAGGATTTACTAATATTACAGCCGTGCCAGAAGAG GTGTTACTAGCAGTTGAAGAGAAATGCGAATTGGTAGGATTCTTGGCTGCTCAttctgtcaatgttaaaaatggaaaaatagTTTCCGTTACATTCAGTAGAACTGAAGAAACTGAAGATGGCAAGTGGGTACAAGATACGGAACAACTAAACACCATCAAAGCGAGCTTCTTAATAACAGCGTTTGGATCAGGATTAGAAGATCAAGAAG TCATCGATGCTTTAGCTCCCCTCAAACTAGGACCTAAAAACCTTCCAATAGTTGATGTTAATACTATGCAGACATCTCATCCTTCGGTGTGGTGTGGTGGAGATCTCGCTGGAGTCGCTGGAGCTACAGTAGAAGCTGTGAACGATGGAAAAATAGCAGCCTGGTACATCCACTGTGCTTTAGAG GGTTTACCATCAACTACAAAAccaaaactacccctgttccataCGGACATAGATGAGGTAGATATTTCTATAGATATATGCGGTGTTAAATTCGAAAACCCTTTCGGGTTGGCTTCAGCTCCTCCAGTAACCAGCGCTCCGATGGTCAGAAGAGCTTTTGAGCAAGGATGGGGCTTTATCGTGACGAAGACATTCTGCTTAGACAAG AACGAAGTGACGAATGTATCTCCTCGAATCGTCCGTGGGTCTACATCAGGTAATAATTATGGACCACAACAAGGATCGTTCTTAAATATCGAAGTTATATCTGAAAAATGTCTGGAATATTGGCTACAAGGAATAAGAGAACTGAAGGGAGATCATCCTACCAag ATCATTATTGCTAGTATTATGTGTGAATATATCGAAGAAGATTGGAAGGAAATATCAAGAAGAGCAGAAGAAGCAGGAGCTGATATGCTGGAGTTTAATTTAAGCTGCCCTCATGGAGTCAAAGAATCTGGAATGGGATTGGCTGTCGGACAG CATCCAGAAATGGTAAAAAATATTTCCAGTTGGGTTAGGAATACTGTGAAGATACCATTTTTCATAAAATTGACACCAAATATCACCGATATTACGGTTTTGGCGCAAGCTGCTAAAGATG GAGGAGCTTGGGGTGTCTCAGCTATCAATACCATATCTGGTTTAATGCACGTGAATCCAGACGGTACTGCATGGCCAGCAGTTGGTGTAGATAAAAGAACAACGTATGGTGGAGTCAGTGGTAATGCAACTAGACCCATAGGACTTAGAGCCGTGTCAGCAATAGCAGATAAAGTACCTGACTTGGCGATATTAG GTGTTGGAGGGGTAGAATCTGCAGAAACAACGTTACAATACTTGCAGTGTGGAGCGTCTGCAGTGCAGATTTGTAGTGCAGTTCAAAACCAGGACTTTACTCTTATCGACGACTATATCACCGGTCTAAAAGCCCTCCTGTACCTAGATGGAAAGCTAAATGGCTGGCAAGGACAGAGTCCTCCTACGTACAAACATCAGAAAGGAAAAAACGTTGTTCCAATTTATGATGAAAATGGAAAG AAATTAGCACACTTCGGCTACTACCAAAAGAAGAGGGAAAAGATAGTTACCAAACTCTACAAGGAATCCAAATATAAAGATGAACAACTGGTGCATCATGAAGACAAAGTCAAAACAGATCTTGATAACGGAAATAGTTTACAGGATGGAACCAATGGATTTACAGTAAAGAGCGTCAAGGATATAATTGGACgagctttaccaaaaattggggATTACATGTTGTTGAACAATAAGGAGCAAGTTGTTGCATTAATTGATGAC GATATGTGTATTAATTGCGGAAAATGTTACATGGCTTGCAACGACTCTGGCTATCAAGCTATCCATTTCGACCCAGAAACTCACATTCCCCGGGTCAACGATGACTGCACGGGTTGTACTTTGTGTCTTTCCGTTTGTCCTATTATAGACTGTATTAC
- the LOC114333736 gene encoding dihydropyrimidine dehydrogenase [NADP(+)]-like isoform X1 encodes MLLWGKTKSNVPTYLVMTNILALNPRVREYSNFVPSIATKKNKAHWKRNLDKKCNSCSSLDNNFSDVKPTTLSERAALREAARCLKCADAPCQKSCPTQLDIKSFITSIANKNYYGAAKAIFSDNPLGITCGMVCPTSDLCVGGCNLQASEEGPINIGGLQQFATEIFSKMGVKQTRDPRTPRPKNPDSKIVLVGAGPASLSCASFLGRLGYDNVTIFEKNNVVGGLSTTEIPQYRLPVSVVNFEISLVQDLGVKIQTGRSLSTKDLTVDRLLKDAKAVFLGIGLPQPNIDPLFKDLTIEMGFYTSKSFLTKVARVSKNTENSSSCPCRHSANKEMLPKLRGNVIVLGAGDTAFDCAASALRCGAKKVFVVFRQGFTNITAVPEEVLLAVEEKCELVGFLAAHSVNVKNGKIVSVTFSRTEETEDGKWVQDTEQLNTIKASFLITAFGSGLEDQEVIDALAPLKLGPKNLPIVDVNTMQTSHPSVWCGGDLAGVAGATVEAVNDGKIAAWYIHCALEGLPSTTKPKLPLFHTDIDEVDISIDICGVKFENPFGLASAPPVTSAPMVRRAFEQGWGFIVTKTFCLDKNEVTNVSPRIVRGSTSGNNYGPQQGSFLNIEVISEKCLEYWLQGIRELKGDHPTKIIIASIMCEYIEEDWKEISRRAEEAGADMLEFNLSCPHGVKESGMGLAVGQHPEMVKNISSWVRNTVKIPFFIKLTPNITDITVLAQAAKDGGAWGVSAINTISGLMHVNPDGTAWPAVGVDKRTTYGGVSGNATRPIGLRAVSAIADKVPDLAILGVGGVESAETTLQYLQCGASAVQICSAVQNQDFTLIDDYITGLKALLYLDGKLNGWQGQSPPTYKHQKGKNVVPIYDENGKKLAHFGYYQKKREKIVTKLYKESKYKDEQLVHHEDKVKTDLDNGNSLQDGTNGFTVKSVKDIIGRALPKIGDYMLLNNKEQVVALIDDDMCINCGKCYMACNDSGYQAIHFDPETHIPRVNDDCTGCTLCLSVCPIIDCITMVPRTIPHVIKRGKIGTPVKFVHALD; translated from the exons aATATCTTAGCCCTCAATCCACGTGTTAGAGAATACTCTAATTTCGTTCCTTCCATTGCCACCAAAAAGAACAAGGCTCATTGGAAAAGAAATTTGGACAAAAAATGTAAT AGTTGTTCGTCTCTGGACAACAACTTTTCTGATGTCAAACCCACTACTTTGAGCGAGAGAGCAGCTCTAAGAGAAGCAGCCAGATGTTTAAAGTGCGCTGATGCCCCGTGCCAAAAATCTTGCCCAACTCAACTGGATATCAAGTCCTTCATAACCAGCATAGCAAATAAG AATTATTATGGAGCAGCTAAAGCTATATTTTCCGATAATCCATTGGGTATTACATGTGGTATGGTATGTCCCACCAGTGACCTCTGTGTTGGTGGATGTAACCTACAAGCTTCAGAAGAAGGGCCTATTAATATTGGTGGATTGCAACAATTTGCCACTGAG ATATTTAGTAAAATGGGTGTAAAACAGACCCGAGATCCAAGAACCCCTAGACCGAAAAATCCCGATTCTAAAATAGTTTTGGTAGGTGCAGGACCTGCCTCTTTGTCATGTGCTTCATTCCTTGGCCGATTGGGATACGATAACGTTACGATTTTTGAAAAGAACAACGTTGTTGGTGGTTTAAG taccaCTGAAATCCCCCAGTACCGACTTCCAGTATCTGTGGTAAACTTCGAAATAAGCTTGGTACAAGATTTAGGAGTAAAGATCCAAACTGGCAGATCCCTTTCTACCAAAGACCTCACAGTAGATAGACTTCTAAAAGACGCCAAAGCTGTATTCCTAGGAATAGGTCTTCCTCAACCCAACATAGACCCCCTCTTCAAAGATTTGACCATAGAGATGGGTTTCTACACTTCTAAATCGTTTTTGACCAAAGTTGCGCGAGTTAGTAAGAATACGGAAAACTCCAGTAGTTGCCCGTGCAGACATAGTGCAAACAAAGAGATGTTGCCAAAATTACGTGGAAATGTGATTGTTTTGGGAGCAGGTGACACTGCTTTTGACTGCGCCGCTTCAGCTTTGAGATGCGGAGCCAAGAAAGTCTTTGTGGTGTTTAGGCAAGGATTTACTAATATTACAGCCGTGCCAGAAGAG GTGTTACTAGCAGTTGAAGAGAAATGCGAATTGGTAGGATTCTTGGCTGCTCAttctgtcaatgttaaaaatggaaaaatagTTTCCGTTACATTCAGTAGAACTGAAGAAACTGAAGATGGCAAGTGGGTACAAGATACGGAACAACTAAACACCATCAAAGCGAGCTTCTTAATAACAGCGTTTGGATCAGGATTAGAAGATCAAGAAG TCATCGATGCTTTAGCTCCCCTCAAACTAGGACCTAAAAACCTTCCAATAGTTGATGTTAATACTATGCAGACATCTCATCCTTCGGTGTGGTGTGGTGGAGATCTCGCTGGAGTCGCTGGAGCTACAGTAGAAGCTGTGAACGATGGAAAAATAGCAGCCTGGTACATCCACTGTGCTTTAGAG GGTTTACCATCAACTACAAAAccaaaactacccctgttccataCGGACATAGATGAGGTAGATATTTCTATAGATATATGCGGTGTTAAATTCGAAAACCCTTTCGGGTTGGCTTCAGCTCCTCCAGTAACCAGCGCTCCGATGGTCAGAAGAGCTTTTGAGCAAGGATGGGGCTTTATCGTGACGAAGACATTCTGCTTAGACAAG AACGAAGTGACGAATGTATCTCCTCGAATCGTCCGTGGGTCTACATCAGGTAATAATTATGGACCACAACAAGGATCGTTCTTAAATATCGAAGTTATATCTGAAAAATGTCTGGAATATTGGCTACAAGGAATAAGAGAACTGAAGGGAGATCATCCTACCAag ATCATTATTGCTAGTATTATGTGTGAATATATCGAAGAAGATTGGAAGGAAATATCAAGAAGAGCAGAAGAAGCAGGAGCTGATATGCTGGAGTTTAATTTAAGCTGCCCTCATGGAGTCAAAGAATCTGGAATGGGATTGGCTGTCGGACAG CATCCAGAAATGGTAAAAAATATTTCCAGTTGGGTTAGGAATACTGTGAAGATACCATTTTTCATAAAATTGACACCAAATATCACCGATATTACGGTTTTGGCGCAAGCTGCTAAAGATG GAGGAGCTTGGGGTGTCTCAGCTATCAATACCATATCTGGTTTAATGCACGTGAATCCAGACGGTACTGCATGGCCAGCAGTTGGTGTAGATAAAAGAACAACGTATGGTGGAGTCAGTGGTAATGCAACTAGACCCATAGGACTTAGAGCCGTGTCAGCAATAGCAGATAAAGTACCTGACTTGGCGATATTAG GTGTTGGAGGGGTAGAATCTGCAGAAACAACGTTACAATACTTGCAGTGTGGAGCGTCTGCAGTGCAGATTTGTAGTGCAGTTCAAAACCAGGACTTTACTCTTATCGACGACTATATCACCGGTCTAAAAGCCCTCCTGTACCTAGATGGAAAGCTAAATGGCTGGCAAGGACAGAGTCCTCCTACGTACAAACATCAGAAAGGAAAAAACGTTGTTCCAATTTATGATGAAAATGGAAAG AAATTAGCACACTTCGGCTACTACCAAAAGAAGAGGGAAAAGATAGTTACCAAACTCTACAAGGAATCCAAATATAAAGATGAACAACTGGTGCATCATGAAGACAAAGTCAAAACAGATCTTGATAACGGAAATAGTTTACAGGATGGAACCAATGGATTTACAGTAAAGAGCGTCAAGGATATAATTGGACgagctttaccaaaaattggggATTACATGTTGTTGAACAATAAGGAGCAAGTTGTTGCATTAATTGATGAC GATATGTGTATTAATTGCGGAAAATGTTACATGGCTTGCAACGACTCTGGCTATCAAGCTATCCATTTCGACCCAGAAACTCACATTCCCCGGGTCAACGATGACTGCACGGGTTGTACTTTGTGTCTTTCCGTTTGTCCTATTATAGACTGTATTAC